The stretch of DNA tgatccTCCTTTCTCTATCTTTCAGTTTTATATATTTTGTCTTACTTTATAGACAGTGTACCAGACTATGTTGTTATATatatagatgttcatgtactccgCGACACCCAGATCTTTTGGGAGGATTCTTGTTTTGATTTTGAGGTTCATATCTAGCATTTGTGAAATTCTTAATTTTCTAAACTTACTTCCGCATAtttgagttttaaaattattagtATGTGTGAGATGTCGGAttgcctagtactatgataggcgccatcacgataggtcgagttttgggtcatgacaagttggcatcagagcataggttacataggtctcacgagtcatgagcaggtttagtagagtcttgcggatcggtacggagacatttgtacttatcttcgagaggctgccgaacccttaggaaaaccttcacattcttgtattcttgtcatgcagatttgttgattccggtcaCTAAATTTATGTTGTTCTGATCGCTCACATTgtaattccaggccttcaggaggccttgactcagattttgactgtgtgcaccAACCTTACTCAGGTGGTTTCTGTTCCAGCCGTGCCAgacacttctcaggccaggggaggtactcagacaTCTGTCGCCCATACACCAGAGCTGGTGatgtagggacttcagacaccgggggtagtaccagcccagccggttgcagctgcttaggcccaagtgggtcccattatggctgatgatgagcagaggagactagagagattttgTAGACTACATGCTTCATCATTCAGTGGGGTTAAGTTTGAGGATGCCcaagactttttggacaggtgccgGCGGATTCTTCACACgataggtattctggagaccggtggggtctcattcactactttttagttcacTAGGGCTGCCTTCAGAAAATGGGAGGCTTATAAGAGGCGCATGCCggttggtgcagcaccacttacatggcatgagttcgcCATCCTCTTCTTGGAtaagttcgtgccacagtctcGCATGGAGGAGCTGCGCAAATAGTTTGAGTAGCTACGTCAGGATGGAATGTCTGTGatccagtacgagatgaggtttttcaAGTTGGCCCGTCACGCAgcttggttggttcccactgatagtgaagggattaagaggttcattgatggcctcacatatcagttgtggttgcttatgactcgggagagggtatcCAGTGCTACTTTTGacaaggtggttgatattgctcggcagatagagatagtTCATAGTCAGGGGCgtaaggagagggaggccaagaggcctcgaggttcgggtgGTCCAAGTGGTGTTCATTCTGGGGGACAATCTTACCACAACAGGGATCGTCCTTATATGCCTCAGATGACTCGTCTAGATCATTATGGTGCATCTGTTAGCCACGGCTCTTACAGTGCTCGCTCAggtcagtcttcattcagtgcaccaccagtgcagagttctcaccatgcctcgtaTGCTCAGGTTTCTACAGGCAGTTCCTCGAGCTATGAGGAGCAGTAGTTCCGTTAGAGgatgggttgtttcgagtgcgatgacatggtcatatcaagagagattgcctTAGATTCTTGAGTGGagctccacagcagagttctcagCTGATGGTACCGGCCATTCAGGTTCGTTATCGATTAGGTATCAGTGGAAAGTCCCCTCTCTCCATATCTCTACTTACTGGCTGGGTGCAGATAACACTGTAATAATAACAAAGACATATAGAGATACTGTTCATTCAGAATTGATTCAGATGGCGAGGACCCACGGAAAAATCCACCTTATTCATGCTCTGCACATTAACTTGCCCGGTCAATATTATATATCTATGCTAAACTTGGTGATCTATTTTCAGAATGGGAGAATGACCTGAACAGGTAAGAGATACTGGCGATAGGCTTCAGAGATACAATCGATGAATCACCGGAAGGAAATACTGGTGATACGCCGAGAGATACTAGGAATTCTTTGAAGAAGTGCACATGGACTATAGAGCTCCTCACCCACTAAAAAGAGAAGAGGTCGGGGAGGATCGATACACTTTGGGAACCTGTAGTTCCACCACCCAACCACCCAGCTCGGGGTGGGCCCTAGACAGTTATAGGTCGCCCAAGAGGGAGAGGCCGATCGGGTGGTAATTAGGCCAGATTCTATGTTATTCATGCCAGGtcagatgtcgttgcttcagatgcagtaatcacatgtattgtctcagtgtgacACTGGTTCCATATTatgcttccacattatttgacactggttctacttattcctacgtatcctcctattttactcgttatttggatatgccccatgaatCCTTAGTTTCACTTATTCATGTATCTGTGCCggtaggcgatactattattgtggaccgtataTATCGGTCGTGTATAGTGACTATTGgcggattggagactagagtggatcttttATTGCtaagtatggttgatttcaacgtgatcttgggtatagattggttgtctccatgtcatgctaaggatcgagtggagaggttctctagattatgttcccaacaaagtgatttcttatttgaaggcccaatgtatggttgggaagagatgtttgtcatatttgtcctttgtgagggatgtagGTACTGATAATACTATTATTGActatgttccggtggtgcgatATTTTCCatatatgtttcctgcagacctgccgggcatgccacccgacagggatgttGACTTTGGTATGGACATAGggccgggcactcatcccatttctattcctccgtattgtatggcaccagctgagttgaaggaattaaaagagcagcttcaggaacttcttgataaggggttcattaggcctcgcatgtctccttggggtgcaccggttctgtttgtgaagaagaagaatggtagtatgcagatgtgcatcgactataggcagttaaacaaagttacaatcaagaacaagtatcctttgttgtgcattgatgatctatttgaccagcttcagggagcgagagtgttctctaagattgatttgaggtctgggtatcaccgtttgaagattcgggactcggatattctaaaaacaGCATTCTAGACCCGTTATAgttattatgagttccttgtgatgtcttttaggctgaccaacaccccagcaacattcatgcatttgatgaacagtgcatttcaaccttatcttgactcgtttgtcatagtattcattgatgatatcctggtgtactctcatagctagGAGGATCATGtctagcatttgaggattgtgttgcatcggttgagggagaagaagctttatgccaagttctccaagtatgggttttggcttagttcagtggagttattggggcacgtggtgtccagtgaagggattcaggtggatccgaagaagattgaggcgcttcagagttggcccagactatcCTCAGCTACTAAGAttagagctttctcggcttggccggttattatcgtagtttcatggagggtttctcgtctattgcatcacctttgaccaaattaaccctaaagggtgctactttcagatggtcggatgagtgtgaatagagttttcataagctcaagaccaCTTTGACCATAACTCCAGTTCCAGTTTTTCCTTCAACTTCTggttcttatacaatgtattatgatgcttctcggattggtattgggtgtgtcttgatgcagaagGGTAGATTGACcacttatgcttcgcgtcagttaaagccctatgagaagaactaccctgctcataatttggagttggctgccatcgttcatgaattgaagatttggaggcactatctctatgacGTGTCTTgtaaggtatttacagatcatcagagcctccagcacttgttcaaacaaaaggatctaaatttgaggcagcgaagatagttggagctgctaaagaactatgatattaccattctgtatcatcccgggaaggccaatgtggtggccgatgccttgagtagaaaggcggtgagtatgggtagcgtTGCATTCATTCGTGTTAGTGAGAGACATCTTGCAGTTGATgtccaggccttggccaaccagtttctgagattagatgtttcggagcccaatcgggttctagcttgtgtggtttctcggttttCTTTATgtgatcacatcagagagcgccaatatgattaTCCCCatatgtttgtccttaaggacactattcagcacggtgatgccagagatgttactattggggatgatggggtgttgaggatgaaAGTGTCGTATTTGTGTGTCTAATGTAGataggctacgtgagttgatttttgagaaggcccacagttcgcgtTATTTCATTCATCCatgtgtcgcgaagatgtaccaggacttgaggcaacattattaatggaggagaatgaagaaggacatagtggagtttgtagctcgTTGCCTtaactatcagcaggtgaagtatgagcattagagactaGGTGAATTATTTCAGAGgtttgagattccggagtggaaatatgAGCGTATCACCATGTCTGTGCAGTGTGTGAAATTTGTAGTTTTTttatcatttatctgatttacttATTTTCTTTTCCCTACATGCCATAATACTGTTGAGCAGGGTATTTGAGAATCAGTGCACATGCACATACAAATATTGTATCACGAAGCCTTATGGGCTAGCTTTAAATCTCATATTATGTTAATCAAAAGGATAGAATTGTACTGATTTAACTAATGACTTCCACAAACTAAGCTTCTCTTACTTTGCCCTATTTAtttgcgatacttattgagttggttgtactcacactataccATACACCTCGTATGCTGATTCAGACATTTTCGGGCATGGCCTTTGTTGATCGTGGGGTCTACCTGTtcagagatcatcgaggtagctgatTGGCGTCCGCAGAACTTTATCCTCCTTTTTCTATCTTTAAGTTTTACGTATTTTGTCTTACTTTTCAGACtatgttgttatatatatatatatatatatatatgctcatgtactttgTGACACCCATATCTTTTGGTAGGATTCATTTTTTGATTTTGAGGTTCATATCCAGCATTTGCGAAATTTTTAATTATCTAAACTTACTTCCGCatattttagttttaaaaatgTTAGTATCTGTGAGATGTCGGCTTGCCGGgtcgagttttgggtcgtgacaaacgtCTCATTAGAGATTAAATGGATTAGTTATATTGTCAATTGATAAAATATTATGAGGAGAAATTGATtacaagaaaattattaataaatttgtatctaaaaaaaagtttaaaaactagactataaataaaaaaataatgattCTTTGTTTTAAAAAAAGTTAACGCTCCTCATAAAATTTGCCTTTAGGCCACAAAAATTCGTCGGGCCGCCCCTATATCGGAGATGGAAAAGCAGATCTTATCAAAATACTATTGTTTGGATTCCGATCCTTCCGTAGTAATTTTTGCGCATGTGTAATGAAAAGAGAGACAAGGTGAAGAACTTTAGTACATATCCTCTCTTTGTTTTTATTATTGTGGAGTAGTTTAATTTGATCAAGGATGGagttaaataaaaaaaagaaaagattttAAAATTTGTGGTTTGCCGCAATATCTCTATGTTTTTAAAAATATGTATGCCACTAAgggaaaaatgaaaaatttaaatttattattatttttacatataaaaaaatattttttaaacaacctaataaaaataatatcataacAGAACGAGCAGAACGTTTGAAAATGACTATTGCTTGTGCACCATCATGTAAGGTATCTATTCTAGTTTTGAATGAGTGCTTCAAATCTATTAAATAGCCTTTATGGTCCAACTCTTATAAGTTCTATCCTATAAGGACCAAAATGGTTCCTATCATGTTGGAATTTAAGTTGAGGTGCTTTTTCAATGGTTCACATaatttatcatttttattttatggAATATAAACAGTGTTTACCTTTCTATTGTGTCCACTGAAAATGTAATGGTCCTATTTGTTTCAACCTATTGGCTATTAGCATGCAATTATAAAAGCTAGTTACTTATGTCCGAATTTAGTTTAAATATTCCGTGCATCTTGAAAAAAAAGATAGGGTAAGGTTCGAGTTATATTTTTAGCGGGTTTAGGTTACTCCGTCCATTATTTTAATGTTCTGAATTAGAAGCTTAAATTCTTTTTTATGGTGTCAATattgggagaaattcaaaaatagccatatTTACAAGtagtcattcaaaaatagccacagttttaaaagtaattgaaatttagccacttttcatgtaaagataaatttgaacgaaaacactgttcaaaatacggaaaatactccagcataatatactggaattccaACATCAGTATACTgcaactccagcatattataatggagttccagcataagtataccggaactccagcataatatactggagttctaatataagcataatatgctggaagttcatacacaggtgcactgatctccagtatattatgctggaacttttcgtgttgcagcaaaatagtgactattttttaatgactttgcaaacgttggctattttttaatgaccagtccgaaaactgactagcccgtACTATTTTTACATCAATATTTTGTGAGCTCATTCTCACACTCATAAGTTTGCATTATAATTCACGTTACACATATGGAAGGTTGTTGAGTTATTGTACAGGGTACAATCAGTTCATATTAAATACTCGTATAATAGAGCGATGATTAAATCGTGTAGTCATCATTTGATTACATCATTATTTGATTAAATGATGACTACACGATttaattataataaaattatattattctaatttttttttgttatgtAACTATGTACGGGTAAAATCAGAGATAAAACTACTCCTGATTTTCCGATGAAGAAACAGGAGATGACGTGGTTCAACGTAGGCTCGGATAAAGCCGAGGGCTCCCACAGATCAGAGCCCGGGGAGAC from Nicotiana tomentosiformis chromosome 11, ASM39032v3, whole genome shotgun sequence encodes:
- the LOC138901262 gene encoding uncharacterized protein → MSVIQYEMRFFKLARHAAWLVPTDSEGIKRFIDGLTYQLWLLMTRERVSSATFDKVVDIARQIEIVHSQGRKEREAKRPRGSGGPSGVHSGGQSYHNRDRPYMPQMTRLDHYGASVSHGSYSARSGQSSFSAPPVQSSHHASYAQVSTGSSSSYEEQ